A DNA window from Hordeum vulgare subsp. vulgare chromosome 1H, MorexV3_pseudomolecules_assembly, whole genome shotgun sequence contains the following coding sequences:
- the LOC123402914 gene encoding uncharacterized protein LOC123402914 — MDALGHRTTWNCSTIGMLFYATMWKDMYPKGSPKYNLMKVTGKKASHGAKKLTPKIKKTTPKVKKPRAQWNPALEKTLVDLLDEHNNPYHRGQNGLINHFSYIQSWPDISKFQTKPFPLYDKLGDLYDGHTAEGNYNFTSIEATQVIDDDPEVERDETGFSFDLNQCEDDLLMYDDPRDAAQSDDPSGAIQSDDPIDGTQSDVTRAGAPGGSNKKLVKDPKKKKRDDPMVEVMANYVEIKRKQAEEESALFAESKNAQQFTITKCIIFLNAAAEDEVSAAVFLRSEMADLPRGI; from the exons ATGGACGCGCTCGGCCACAGAACCACATGGAATTGTTCAACCATCGGCATGCTATTCTACGCAACCATGTGGAAAG ATATGTATCCAAAGGGATCTCCAAAGTACAATCTTATGAAAGTGACTGGAAAAAAGGCTTCACACGGTgcgaagaagttgacacccaAAATTAAAAAGACTACTCCAAAAG TTAAGAAGCCCAGAGCTCAGTGGAACCCGGCTCTTGAAAAGACTCTGGTAGATTTACTTGATGAGCACAATAATCCATATCATAGAGGTCAAAATG GTTTGATAAATCATTTCTCTTATATACAGTCCTGGCCAGACATAAGCAAGTTTCAAACAAAGCCATTTCCTCTGTATGACAAGCTAGGTGATCTTTATGATG GACATACAGCAGAAGGTAATTACAATTTTACATCAATTGAGGCTACACAAGTGATTGACGATGATCCTGAAGTTGAAAGAGATGAGACTGGGTTCTCTTTTGATCTGAATCAGTGCGAAGATGATTTACTCATgtatgatgatccaagagatgcgGCTCAAAGTGATGATCCAAGTGGAGCTATTCAAAGTGATGATCCAATAGATGGTACTCAAAGTGATGTTACTCGAGCAGGTGCTCCTGGTGGTTCCAATAAAAAGCTAGTGAAGGATCCCAAGAAGAAAAAGCGGGATGATCCCATGGTGGAAGTGATGGCAAACTATGTGGAGATCAAACGGAAGCAAGCAGAGGAGGAGTCTGCTTTGTTCGCAGAGTCAAAAAATGCCCAACAATTCACCATCACCAAGTGCATT ATTTTCCTTAATGCCGCCGCCGAAGATGAAGTGAGCGCCGCCGTGTTCCTTCGGAGCGAAATGGCAGACTTACCTCGGGGTATCTAA